The Salinibaculum sp. SYNS191 genome has a window encoding:
- a CDS encoding histidine kinase translates to MTAPKPRIGLICPADHEMFGPVADRLRDRGYAVEFLEPGVELSTDRLDALDLLVNKKVRWESLHALEYAHRNGIPAWNGYVASMVFFNRLSQLGALAAVGFQVPDVHPDKPDGDFVAKGFLDIHEEPTLNGDGDFYQPLLDFDGIDHKYYAVDDGKTVQTAVTRFESKLFGERAFLGRGTPDPAVERRLARLLRFSGARALGVDVVEVDGESHAVDVNPATSFRRTGLEAALVESIASAVPR, encoded by the coding sequence GTGACAGCACCCAAGCCCCGAATCGGTCTCATCTGCCCGGCCGACCACGAGATGTTCGGCCCCGTCGCGGACCGCCTCCGCGACCGGGGGTACGCGGTCGAGTTCCTCGAACCCGGCGTCGAGTTGTCCACCGACCGCCTGGACGCTCTCGACCTGCTCGTCAACAAGAAGGTGCGGTGGGAGTCGCTTCACGCACTCGAATACGCCCACCGGAACGGGATTCCCGCGTGGAACGGCTACGTCGCCTCGATGGTGTTCTTCAACCGTCTCTCGCAACTGGGCGCACTCGCCGCCGTGGGCTTCCAGGTTCCCGACGTCCACCCCGACAAGCCGGACGGCGACTTCGTGGCCAAGGGCTTTCTCGACATCCACGAGGAGCCGACGCTGAACGGCGACGGTGACTTCTACCAGCCGCTGCTGGACTTCGACGGTATCGACCACAAGTACTACGCCGTCGACGACGGGAAAACCGTGCAGACGGCGGTCACGCGCTTCGAGTCGAAGCTCTTCGGCGAGCGCGCGTTCCTCGGTCGCGGGACGCCAGACCCGGCGGTCGAGCGGCGACTCGCACGCCTGTTGCGCTTTAGCGGGGCACGGGCACTCGGTGTCGACGTCGTCGAGGTCGACGGGGAGTCCCACGCCGTCGACGTGAACCCGGCGACCAGTTTTCGCCGGACGGGACTCGAAGCGGCACTCGTGGAGTCGATTGCGAGTGCCGTCCCCCGGTAA
- a CDS encoding sugar phosphate isomerase/epimerase family protein — protein sequence MRYGASLDLRMADSPEQFIDYLDALDLSHVEIRKSYLDTRPDPPAATRLAALRESYDVTYTLHAPYTDWNPGNLHEPLRQAASDSIVRTLDLAAAIGADAVVVHGGAVRRDYPDDVKAHARRQAVRTIREAARHADDVGVHLCVENQRRKTKKRYNTSTPSRLAAFLDDVGVDSDYLGVTLDVGHAKATGVEYQAFADRFGSRIKVTHLHDNDGRNDDHDPLPDYESVATDIGAPFNVLEMKSKADIERCVSA from the coding sequence ATGCGCTACGGTGCCTCACTCGACCTGCGGATGGCCGACTCCCCCGAGCAGTTCATCGACTATCTCGACGCGCTCGACCTCTCACACGTCGAAATCAGGAAGAGCTACCTGGACACGCGTCCGGACCCGCCAGCGGCCACGCGGCTCGCTGCACTCCGGGAGTCGTACGACGTCACCTACACGCTCCACGCGCCCTACACCGACTGGAACCCCGGAAACCTCCACGAACCGCTCCGGCAGGCCGCCAGCGACAGCATCGTCAGGACGCTGGACCTGGCAGCCGCTATCGGTGCCGACGCGGTGGTGGTACACGGTGGTGCAGTCCGGCGGGACTACCCCGACGACGTGAAGGCCCACGCTCGCAGACAGGCAGTCCGGACGATTCGGGAGGCCGCCAGACACGCCGACGACGTCGGCGTCCACCTCTGCGTCGAGAACCAGCGACGCAAGACGAAAAAGCGGTACAACACCTCCACCCCCTCCCGACTCGCTGCCTTCCTCGACGACGTCGGCGTCGACTCGGACTATCTCGGGGTCACGCTGGACGTCGGCCACGCGAAGGCCACCGGCGTCGAGTACCAGGCGTTCGCCGACCGGTTCGGGAGCCGAATCAAGGTCACCCACCTCCACGACAACGACGGCCGCAACGACGACCACGACCCGCTTCCGGACTACGAATCCGTCGCGACTGACATCGGCGCGCCGTTCAACGTGCTCGAGATGAAATCGAAGGCAGACATCGAGCGGTGCGTCAGTGCGTAG
- a CDS encoding DUF3592 domain-containing protein, which yields MHQRVRGGIIALVLGVAFVAGGVYWAAPHVLDTMNSEPVEAEIVSSNWTRYETGDGASGYILDVTYRYSYDGQQYEGDTVFPGDRNRVSSGIRAGEVIRNHSPGDRATAYVVAGDGTDSYLVESSMPWWHYLAPGFGLLLAIAGVVNVLQGVRGVDSTGSNDDAR from the coding sequence ATGCATCAACGAGTGAGAGGCGGTATCATCGCGCTCGTCCTCGGCGTCGCGTTCGTCGCCGGCGGCGTCTACTGGGCCGCGCCCCACGTGCTAGACACCATGAACAGCGAGCCGGTGGAGGCGGAAATCGTCTCGTCCAACTGGACGCGGTACGAAACCGGCGACGGGGCGTCCGGATACATCCTCGACGTCACCTACCGGTACAGCTACGACGGCCAACAGTACGAGGGTGACACCGTCTTCCCCGGTGACCGGAATCGGGTCTCGTCGGGGATTCGAGCGGGGGAAGTAATCAGGAACCACTCCCCGGGTGACCGGGCGACGGCCTACGTCGTCGCGGGCGACGGGACGGACTCCTACCTCGTCGAGTCCTCGATGCCGTGGTGGCACTACCTCGCTCCCGGCTTCGGTCTCCTGCTGGCCATCGCCGGGGTGGTCAACGTCCTCCAGGGCGTTCGCGGCGTCGATTCCACCGGTTCGAACGACGACGCTCGATAG
- a CDS encoding 2-phosphosulfolactate phosphatase encodes MDEATSARRSSENLLDERLIERCEAIPERPEPGQYVVIDTMHFSNTVIELLAKGAAHIHITDERGNEFSYRERYPDAVLGGGSTDEYEPADGYDFFNSPSYVQRLDVDGSPVSMTSSNGGRAVACLRARAGDDVDVFVGSTMNAAALGEYLRGQDGQVHLVSSGSKGEVAVEDHIGATLVSRYLDGVPVSETELDLFRRQLETAKGHDYTETHDLRRRDVREYAMNVNSRDVLPKLVGDSLVDVSVAPDEAAAEEQAAD; translated from the coding sequence ATGGACGAGGCGACATCGGCCCGTCGTTCGTCGGAGAATCTCCTGGACGAACGGCTCATCGAGCGGTGCGAGGCGATACCGGAGCGCCCCGAACCGGGCCAGTACGTGGTTATCGACACGATGCACTTCTCGAACACCGTCATCGAGTTGCTCGCGAAGGGTGCGGCACACATCCACATCACCGACGAGCGCGGCAACGAGTTCAGCTACCGGGAGCGGTACCCGGATGCGGTCCTCGGCGGCGGCAGCACGGACGAGTACGAACCCGCGGACGGGTACGACTTCTTCAACTCGCCGAGCTACGTCCAGCGACTCGACGTCGACGGGTCGCCGGTCAGCATGACCTCCTCGAACGGCGGTCGTGCGGTGGCGTGCCTGCGGGCACGCGCCGGGGACGACGTCGACGTCTTCGTCGGGTCGACGATGAACGCGGCTGCGCTGGGCGAGTACCTGCGAGGCCAGGACGGACAGGTGCATCTGGTGAGTTCGGGCTCGAAAGGCGAGGTGGCAGTCGAAGACCACATCGGCGCGACGCTCGTCAGTCGCTACCTGGACGGTGTGCCGGTCTCGGAGACGGAACTGGACCTGTTCCGCCGCCAGCTCGAGACGGCGAAGGGCCACGACTACACCGAGACGCACGACCTGCGACGCCGTGACGTCCGAGAGTACGCCATGAACGTCAACTCCCGCGACGTCCTCCCGAAGCTCGTCGGTGACTCGCTGGTGGACGTCTCCGTCGCGCCCGACGAGGCGGCTGCCGAGGAGCAGGCGGCCGACTGA
- a CDS encoding ATP-binding protein: MGSESTKEQLRIGDVIRGIHRALVDAETRESLESEVCEAFATSSPYVFAWIGTHDPETEQIVPRTSAGVDAAYLDDISISVSESPDRHGPTATAVRTGRIQVMQDIRNDPEYEPWREHALDRGFESSAAIPIANDTDAYGVLNLYADRPEAFERREQQLLSELGETIATAIAGIVARREVEAQKEKYERLATRISDAYYAVDSEWRITYWNERMAERTGRPADDVQGKTLWAAFPTVRGTELEASYREAMADGDPRSFEYYLDDPFDYWVEVDVYPDEGGLSIFSRDVTERKEREQRVANQRDNLQTLNQVLRHDIRNDLQVVTTHAGLCAERTEDGSEDSEFVDTIRERAEHAVELTTTAGNMAEVMLGDEQNREQVSLRATLEAEIAEQKSAYPEAEISVEGAIPTETVLANEMLGSVFRNLLKNAIQHNYDETPEVTVEVESRDDVRVRVADNGPGVPDERKADIFGKGEKGLDSEGTGLGLHLVQSLVDGYGGDVWVEDNDPTGAVFVVELPRAD, from the coding sequence ATGGGTAGCGAATCGACGAAGGAGCAGCTCCGAATCGGCGACGTCATTCGGGGCATCCACAGGGCTCTCGTTGATGCGGAGACCCGGGAGTCTCTCGAATCCGAGGTATGCGAGGCGTTTGCGACGTCGTCCCCGTACGTCTTCGCGTGGATCGGGACGCACGACCCCGAGACGGAGCAGATCGTGCCACGAACCTCTGCGGGAGTGGACGCGGCGTATCTCGACGACATCTCCATCTCTGTCTCCGAATCCCCCGACAGACACGGGCCGACCGCGACGGCGGTACGCACCGGCCGCATCCAGGTCATGCAGGACATCCGGAACGACCCGGAGTACGAACCCTGGCGGGAGCACGCACTCGACCGGGGGTTCGAGTCCAGCGCCGCCATCCCAATAGCCAACGACACCGACGCCTACGGGGTGCTGAATCTCTACGCCGACCGGCCGGAGGCCTTCGAGCGACGCGAACAGCAGTTGCTGTCGGAGCTGGGTGAGACAATCGCGACGGCCATCGCCGGCATCGTCGCCCGCCGCGAAGTCGAAGCACAGAAAGAGAAGTACGAGCGTCTCGCGACGCGGATTTCGGACGCGTACTACGCCGTCGACTCCGAGTGGCGGATTACGTACTGGAACGAGCGGATGGCCGAACGAACCGGGCGGCCGGCGGACGACGTCCAGGGGAAGACACTCTGGGCGGCCTTTCCGACAGTCAGGGGAACCGAACTCGAAGCCAGCTATCGGGAGGCGATGGCCGACGGTGACCCCCGGTCGTTCGAGTACTACCTCGACGACCCGTTCGACTACTGGGTGGAGGTCGACGTCTATCCCGACGAGGGCGGACTCTCGATTTTCTCCCGCGACGTCACCGAGCGGAAGGAACGGGAACAGCGGGTCGCGAACCAGCGCGACAACCTGCAGACGCTGAACCAGGTGTTGCGACACGACATCCGCAACGACCTCCAGGTGGTGACGACGCACGCCGGTCTGTGTGCCGAACGGACCGAAGACGGCAGCGAGGACAGCGAGTTCGTCGACACGATTCGCGAACGGGCCGAGCACGCCGTCGAACTGACGACTACGGCCGGGAACATGGCCGAGGTCATGCTCGGGGACGAACAGAACCGCGAGCAGGTCTCGCTCCGGGCGACACTGGAAGCCGAGATAGCGGAGCAGAAATCTGCCTACCCCGAGGCGGAAATCAGTGTCGAGGGCGCGATACCCACAGAGACCGTGCTGGCAAACGAGATGCTCGGGTCCGTCTTCCGCAACCTGTTGAAAAACGCTATCCAGCACAACTACGACGAGACGCCCGAGGTCACTGTCGAGGTGGAGTCCCGCGACGACGTTCGAGTCCGCGTCGCCGACAACGGGCCGGGCGTCCCCGACGAGCGGAAGGCCGACATCTTCGGGAAGGGCGAGAAGGGACTCGACAGCGAGGGAACCGGCCTCGGGCTCCACCTGGTGCAATCGCTCGTGGACGGGTACGGTGGCGACGTCTGGGTCGAAGACAACGACCCCACTGGGGCAGTGTTCGTCGTCGAACTCCCCAGAGCAGACTGA
- a CDS encoding DUF7317 family protein has translation MSFRSLTSTLTLYRSGTLTLDEAAERSGVSPTKLASELRTRGIPVRETGRTDSMNRSGT, from the coding sequence ATGTCATTCAGGTCATTGACGTCGACGTTGACGCTGTACCGGAGCGGGACGCTCACTCTCGACGAGGCGGCCGAACGGAGTGGCGTCTCACCCACCAAACTCGCGTCCGAACTTCGCACCCGGGGCATCCCCGTCCGTGAGACGGGCCGGACGGATTCGATGAACCGGTCGGGCACCTGA
- a CDS encoding LAGLIDADG family homing endonuclease, which translates to MARADDTELIDTFEEFYRSYYRNDIGELAQKYPTEQKSLYVDWQDLYRFDPDLADDVRTKPQQLTEYAEEALRLYDLPVDVSLGQAHVRVRNLPESTDIRAIRADHRGSLISVKGIVRKATDVRPKITNAAFECQRCGTLTRIPQVDGDFQEPHECQGCERQGPFRINFDQSEFIDAQKLRVQESPEGLRGGETPQSIDVNIEDDITGEVTAGDHVEVTGVLKLDQQGNDREKSAMFDVYMDGLSVTIEDEQFEDMDITDEDKKEIVELSNESGIYEKMVGAIAPSIYGYEKQKLAMILQLFSGVTKHLPDGSRIRGDLHMLLIGDPGTGKSAMLQYIRQIAPRSVYTSGKGASSAGLCVTGDTLIHTGEGFQEISSLVEQEIPEPVQTETNAKKQHQLYTFDRDEGKATAKQTSHVWRMPEKPCRRIETSHGKELEASVNTPVLVCGEEGIEWREIDEVMPGDYVAVPKYDDISQSTVPVREFLDLTSEKVKLTDESLSFIRTELSEEFGHLRAAAAELGLSEDFIYDTLSNRYVSLDKLDTVLDGIGVSRTAVDFQRAMLRHGDDIALPETFDEDLMYLLGLVFGDGDISLNRRGGNRGLVRISNSNEALLERAIDIFARKFDKHVEIEYQDDRVPSIRVNSATIARLFANAGMQTPKEDLSLDAKLTTSKHADAFLRGLMDADGSVSVRTNGGSSILLSTISDALARQVRLMLETYGIRARTRERDRRGKYELDNGHVINSQHIQQFIELYGANIDRYAEQIGFEAEEKQEALQSIVGETNRRKDKIPVGSILATAGEATNSSHIALKQGANPGRDRVRTILTNVDLDGAEPLVQEAVDANLQWDEVVAAVNTGEKEVFDVTVPETHNFFANGVVTHNTAAAVRDDFGDGQQWTLEAGALVLADKGIAAVDELDKMECVTGETLVNTGDGIVPIREVALSADADGDGEQKERGRILRDIDATVWTMTDDGQLTTRDVTAVHEYEAPSALREVTLESGESVTATADHPFFVLDEGRRAERPAADLESGDWVYVPDSIPQPASDGGAAVTTPSGAGDIASQTTPALGALMGYVAGDGNVYYNRDEGSYGIRFINSEEELLADFERACREAFDATPVRHPSEQRADGVETVRLHGKRYVDELLAAGLNLETYEGKRAPAAVLQGDADVKAAFLRALADAEGNVDDRNVTIYSASYELLLGAKMLLSEFGVTSQIQHRERDEGRDLYILAITAADSLAAFNRHVGFTLARKQEALDAVCDRVSGDRTILDVLPECGHLFAEARDSLRLHQSECGLTDATYCNFENGDANFSLSKAERVLDRFEERRDRAVTDHETLSTPCSWDTLSTLKERYHVSQSEIAQGSDYSQQRVSRAWGSDDTLRTVVRQTLRTITSAAAETDLDRLRDLVRGDVKWRRVDSVDSVDPSVGDDRLAVLRHRLADILGTDEDDAYSRATDLLAVEPSADSWDSLRAELDRHGLSFQDIAARMDVDGSTVSRWFHGVVDGESFETVRDVTFSLIENERDRIRTLVAELDDRREPKVYDLTVDGTHNFLANGMVVHNSDDRSAMHEALEQQSISVSKAGINATLKSRCSLLGAANPKYGRFDQYEPIGEQINLEPALISRFDLIFTVTDQPDEEEDANLAEHIIQTNYAGELHTHRTETSTSNFTEEEVETVTEEVAPTIEPDLLRKYIAYAKRNCFPTMTEEAKSEIQDFYVNLRARGSDEDAAVPVTARKLEALVRLAEASARIRLSDTVEQEDASRAVDIVRYCLEDIGMDPETGEFDADMVETGTSKSQRDRIKDLLSLIQDIEEEYDEGAPVDVIIERAEEAGMESSKAEHEIEQLKQKGEVYEPKTDHLRTT; encoded by the coding sequence ATGGCCCGCGCGGACGACACCGAACTCATCGACACGTTCGAGGAGTTCTACCGGAGCTACTACCGCAACGACATCGGGGAACTGGCACAGAAGTACCCGACCGAGCAGAAGTCGCTGTACGTCGACTGGCAGGACCTCTACCGCTTCGACCCCGACCTCGCCGACGACGTCCGCACGAAACCTCAACAGCTCACCGAGTACGCCGAGGAGGCCCTGCGCCTGTACGACCTCCCCGTCGACGTCTCGCTCGGCCAGGCCCACGTCCGCGTCCGGAACCTCCCCGAATCGACCGACATCCGCGCCATCCGCGCCGACCACCGCGGCTCGCTCATCTCCGTCAAGGGCATCGTCCGCAAGGCCACCGACGTCCGCCCGAAGATTACCAACGCCGCCTTCGAGTGCCAGCGCTGTGGCACGCTCACGCGCATCCCGCAGGTCGACGGCGACTTCCAGGAACCCCACGAGTGCCAGGGCTGTGAACGCCAGGGCCCCTTCCGCATCAACTTCGACCAGTCCGAGTTCATCGACGCCCAGAAACTCCGCGTCCAGGAGTCCCCCGAGGGCCTGCGCGGCGGCGAGACGCCCCAGAGCATCGACGTGAACATCGAAGACGACATCACCGGCGAGGTCACCGCCGGCGACCACGTCGAGGTGACGGGCGTCCTCAAACTCGACCAGCAGGGCAACGACCGCGAGAAGTCCGCGATGTTCGACGTCTACATGGACGGCCTCTCGGTCACCATCGAGGACGAACAGTTCGAGGACATGGACATCACCGACGAGGACAAGAAGGAGATCGTCGAACTCTCCAACGAGTCCGGCATCTACGAGAAGATGGTCGGCGCGATTGCGCCCTCCATCTACGGCTACGAGAAACAGAAGCTGGCGATGATTCTCCAGCTCTTCTCCGGCGTCACCAAACACCTCCCCGACGGGTCGCGGATTCGTGGCGACCTGCACATGCTTCTGATCGGTGACCCTGGTACGGGAAAGTCGGCCATGCTTCAGTATATCCGACAAATAGCCCCTCGCTCTGTCTACACCTCGGGCAAGGGTGCAAGTTCAGCTGGGTTGTGTGTGACTGGAGATACACTGATCCATACGGGAGAAGGTTTCCAAGAAATCAGCTCTCTGGTTGAACAGGAAATCCCCGAACCCGTTCAAACTGAGACGAACGCAAAAAAGCAGCACCAGCTATACACCTTTGACCGCGATGAGGGAAAAGCAACGGCCAAGCAGACATCACACGTCTGGCGAATGCCAGAAAAGCCGTGCCGTCGTATCGAGACCAGTCACGGGAAGGAACTAGAAGCCTCGGTGAACACTCCTGTTCTCGTCTGTGGTGAAGAAGGAATCGAGTGGAGGGAGATTGACGAAGTAATGCCGGGCGACTACGTTGCAGTTCCGAAATACGACGACATCTCTCAATCGACGGTTCCGGTTCGTGAATTCCTTGATTTAACCAGTGAGAAGGTAAAACTGACCGATGAATCCCTCTCGTTCATTCGCACCGAGCTTTCTGAGGAGTTCGGACATCTTCGCGCGGCAGCCGCCGAACTCGGTCTCTCGGAGGACTTTATCTATGATACACTCTCGAATCGATATGTTTCATTAGATAAACTCGATACTGTACTTGACGGCATCGGTGTCTCTCGAACGGCCGTTGATTTCCAGCGGGCGATGCTTCGTCATGGCGACGATATCGCGCTGCCAGAGACGTTCGACGAGGATCTGATGTACCTGCTTGGACTTGTCTTCGGCGACGGTGATATTTCACTGAATCGGCGCGGGGGCAATCGCGGACTTGTTCGTATTTCGAACAGCAATGAAGCACTTCTCGAACGTGCAATTGACATCTTTGCTCGGAAGTTCGACAAGCATGTCGAAATTGAGTATCAGGATGACAGAGTCCCCTCAATTCGAGTGAATAGTGCAACGATTGCGCGCCTGTTCGCCAACGCAGGAATGCAAACGCCAAAGGAAGACCTTTCTCTCGATGCAAAGCTGACGACATCGAAACACGCTGACGCATTTCTTCGGGGCTTGATGGACGCCGATGGTTCTGTCTCTGTTCGCACTAACGGTGGGTCGAGTATATTACTCTCAACCATCAGTGACGCGCTCGCTCGACAGGTACGTCTGATGCTCGAAACCTATGGTATTCGGGCACGGACTCGTGAGCGAGATCGTCGGGGCAAGTACGAATTGGACAATGGGCACGTGATCAATTCACAGCATATCCAACAGTTCATCGAACTATATGGCGCTAATATCGATCGATACGCCGAGCAGATTGGCTTTGAGGCCGAAGAAAAGCAGGAGGCGCTACAGTCGATCGTCGGCGAAACAAACCGACGTAAGGACAAAATCCCCGTCGGAAGCATTCTGGCGACTGCTGGTGAAGCGACCAATTCGTCACACATCGCTCTCAAACAGGGAGCTAATCCCGGTCGTGATAGGGTACGGACAATACTGACTAATGTCGACTTAGATGGAGCCGAACCACTTGTTCAAGAAGCTGTCGACGCCAATCTTCAATGGGATGAGGTCGTCGCAGCTGTCAATACCGGTGAAAAAGAGGTGTTTGACGTTACCGTCCCTGAGACTCACAACTTCTTTGCGAACGGTGTTGTAACTCACAATACCGCTGCGGCGGTACGCGATGACTTCGGCGACGGCCAGCAGTGGACGCTCGAAGCGGGTGCGCTCGTGCTCGCAGACAAGGGCATCGCCGCTGTCGACGAACTGGATAAGATGGAATGTGTGACGGGCGAGACGCTCGTCAACACAGGCGACGGTATCGTGCCCATTCGAGAGGTAGCGCTCAGTGCTGATGCAGACGGTGACGGAGAGCAGAAAGAGCGGGGTCGAATCCTGAGAGATATCGACGCAACCGTCTGGACGATGACCGACGACGGACAGTTGACGACACGCGATGTGACGGCGGTACACGAATACGAGGCCCCGTCTGCGCTTCGCGAGGTAACGCTCGAATCCGGGGAGTCAGTCACGGCGACCGCCGACCATCCATTCTTTGTTCTCGACGAGGGTCGCCGCGCCGAACGGCCGGCGGCCGACCTGGAGTCCGGCGACTGGGTCTATGTCCCCGATTCGATACCACAGCCCGCCTCCGACGGGGGTGCTGCCGTCACGACTCCCAGCGGTGCAGGCGACATCGCCTCACAGACGACGCCTGCTCTCGGGGCGCTCATGGGGTACGTCGCCGGCGACGGGAACGTATACTACAACCGCGACGAGGGGAGCTACGGCATCCGGTTCATAAACTCGGAGGAAGAACTGCTCGCCGACTTCGAGCGCGCGTGTCGTGAGGCCTTCGACGCCACGCCGGTTCGCCACCCGAGCGAGCAGCGCGCTGATGGCGTCGAGACAGTCCGACTCCACGGGAAGCGATACGTCGACGAGTTGCTGGCCGCCGGACTCAATCTCGAAACGTACGAGGGCAAGCGCGCTCCGGCCGCGGTGTTGCAAGGCGACGCCGACGTGAAAGCGGCGTTCCTTCGGGCGCTTGCTGACGCCGAAGGCAACGTCGACGACCGGAACGTGACCATCTACTCGGCGAGTTACGAACTCCTGCTGGGTGCGAAGATGCTCCTCTCGGAATTCGGCGTGACCAGCCAGATACAACACCGAGAACGCGACGAGGGTCGCGACCTCTACATCCTCGCAATCACGGCGGCAGATTCGCTCGCGGCGTTCAACCGACACGTTGGATTCACGCTGGCGCGGAAACAGGAGGCGCTCGATGCCGTCTGCGACCGTGTCTCCGGAGACCGGACGATTCTCGACGTGCTTCCTGAGTGTGGTCACCTGTTCGCGGAGGCACGAGACTCGCTCCGACTACATCAGTCGGAGTGTGGCCTCACTGATGCAACCTACTGTAACTTCGAGAACGGCGACGCCAACTTCTCGCTCTCGAAGGCCGAGCGCGTCCTCGACCGCTTCGAGGAGCGCCGCGACCGGGCTGTGACCGACCACGAAACCCTCTCCACGCCCTGTTCGTGGGACACGCTGTCGACGCTGAAAGAGCGCTACCACGTTTCGCAGAGCGAGATTGCCCAGGGGAGCGATTACTCCCAGCAACGCGTATCGAGGGCGTGGGGAAGCGACGACACGCTTCGGACAGTCGTTCGGCAGACGCTTCGAACGATTACCAGCGCGGCGGCCGAGACAGACCTCGACCGACTCCGCGACCTCGTCCGCGGTGACGTGAAGTGGCGGCGAGTAGACTCCGTCGACAGCGTCGACCCGTCGGTCGGCGACGACCGCCTCGCTGTGCTCCGTCACCGTCTCGCCGACATTCTCGGTACCGACGAAGACGATGCGTACTCCCGTGCGACCGACCTCCTCGCGGTGGAACCGAGTGCCGACTCGTGGGACTCGCTCCGGGCCGAACTCGACCGTCACGGCCTCTCATTCCAGGATATCGCGGCCCGGATGGACGTGGACGGGTCGACCGTCTCGCGCTGGTTCCACGGCGTCGTCGACGGCGAGTCGTTCGAGACTGTCCGTGACGTCACGTTCAGCCTTATCGAGAACGAGCGCGACCGCATCCGGACGCTCGTCGCCGAACTCGACGACCGCCGCGAGCCGAAGGTCTACGACCTCACGGTCGACGGGACGCACAATTTCCTCGCGAACGGGATGGTCGTCCACAACTCCGACGACCGCTCTGCCATGCACGAAGCATTAGAGCAGCAGTCGATTTCGGTTTCCAAGGCCGGCATCAACGCCACACTCAAATCGAGATGCTCGCTTCTGGGCGCTGCAAACCCCAAATACGGCCGCTTCGACCAGTACGAACCTATTGGGGAGCAGATAAATCTTGAGCCGGCGCTCATCTCGCGGTTCGACCTCATCTTCACGGTCACCGACCAGCCCGACGAGGAGGAGGACGCCAACCTCGCAGAGCACATCATCCAGACGAACTACGCGGGCGAACTCCACACCCACCGCACCGAGACGAGCACGTCGAATTTCACCGAGGAGGAGGTCGAGACTGTCACCGAGGAGGTCGCGCCGACTATCGAACCCGACCTCCTGCGGAAGTACATCGCCTACGCGAAGCGCAACTGCTTCCCGACGATGACCGAGGAGGCAAAATCCGAGATTCAGGACTTCTACGTCAACCTCCGGGCGCGGGGGTCCGACGAGGACGCGGCGGTGCCGGTCACGGCCCGGAAACTGGAGGCGCTGGTGCGTCTGGCAGAGGCCAGCGCGCGCATCCGTCTGTCCGACACCGTCGAGCAGGAGGACGCCTCCCGCGCCGTCGACATCGTGCGGTATTGCCTGGAGGACATCGGGATGGACCCCGAGACCGGCGAGTTCGACGCGGACATGGTCGAGACGGGCACCTCGAAGAGCCAGCGCGACCGCATCAAGGACCTGCTATCGCTGATTCAGGACATCGAGGAGGAGTACGACGAGGGCGCGCCCGTCGACGTCATCATCGAACGCGCCGAGGAGGCGGGGATGGAGTCCTCGAAGGCAGAACACGAAATCGAACAGCTCAAACAGAAGGGCGAGGTCTACGAACCCAAGACCGACCACCTCCGCACGACTTGA
- a CDS encoding helix-turn-helix domain-containing protein produces MQDFPNVEIELERIVPLRETIIPLFWVSGTDTGEVAEVLAGNPQTKTVTQLTKTDDKTLFEVHWSDEINGIVEALIETHGKILEATGAAETWDFRLRFEAHEHLSEFNVALTDDGIPVTLRHLYNPTPPDEVAELSDEQRDALVTAYERGFFEIPRRVTLTELAESMDISDSALSQRLRRALASVVRQSVIAESSPATDS; encoded by the coding sequence ATGCAGGATTTCCCGAACGTCGAGATCGAGCTCGAACGGATCGTGCCGCTACGGGAGACGATCATCCCGCTGTTCTGGGTTTCCGGCACTGACACTGGAGAGGTCGCAGAGGTACTGGCGGGGAATCCACAGACGAAAACCGTCACGCAACTCACGAAAACGGACGACAAGACGCTGTTCGAGGTTCACTGGAGTGACGAGATCAACGGGATTGTCGAGGCGCTCATCGAGACGCACGGGAAAATTCTCGAAGCAACGGGAGCCGCCGAGACGTGGGATTTCCGCCTCCGATTCGAAGCTCACGAACACCTCTCCGAATTCAACGTGGCGCTCACTGACGACGGCATTCCCGTCACGTTGCGGCATCTCTACAATCCGACACCACCGGACGAGGTCGCCGAACTCTCGGACGAACAGCGTGACGCACTCGTTACAGCGTACGAGCGCGGGTTCTTCGAAATCCCGAGACGCGTCACCCTCACCGAGCTCGCTGAAAGCATGGATATCAGTGATAGCGCACTCTCGCAACGGCTTCGTCGCGCTCTCGCTAGCGTCGTCAGACAATCGGTCATCGCGGAATCGTCACCCGCGACAGATTCCTGA